TCATGTACATCTCGGACAATTGTGATCAATTATTTACTTGAAGATTTAAAGATGAGTAATTTAACTAAtagtatcgaaaccaaatttctagtgttgtaagtctgcagacataccgttgtgccactggttGGAGATTCTTGACACGTAAACGCAGTTATTACGTTTtgtgaaatatgtaaaacatCGTCCTAGTGAAATTGTTCTTTAGTCTTCACAGTGTTGTGAAAGTTAACGTAGATCAGTCATTCAACAAACCTGAGGCCATAAGGAGAAACCTTCAGTCTAACCATTTCTCAGTAAATTACAAGATGTATTCACAGATACAGACGACAAGGAATACCTTGTTATCACGCTCTCTTCTGTAGCTCTTACAGCACTAATCTCACATGGAGAATTCTATACTCTTCCTTACTGATCTGTCACTAATTCGTGAATTGTTTCACCGACTCAAGACAGTCAAGTCTGTCGCATACCGTCACATAATTTCACATAACCCGGAATTAAGGCTTCTGCTATTTCTCTATAGTTATTTGGTGAACTTGAATGTTACCAAATTATACTATCTGTTCTTAAGAATGGTACAAACTCTTTCGGTATCTACAAGGagcaaaatttaaataacaaattaatagtgtttttttaacttcaaaagtTGAAATTAATTCGAACCAGTTTTTATCAGTGGCGTTCAAACGTATGAGAAATATGCAAAAACCTATAATCGTTTAAGACGCAAAATCAAACATTTCTTGTGTAACCAAAACTCTGTGAGTTTATTTGGACTGCGTataatataataactttgttcttcctttttgtacttttatgggtctttgtttaataattatattgttcaagtttgaataataaagaaggtaatatttgttttgcatttcaacTGTCATTTAAAAAATGgcattttaaaactaagaaatgtaaaagtttgttattaaaataatttttgtttttatattttaactctgTTTCGAAACAGagtatttgaaaacaaatggaATATAAAGAAGGCAGGATCGATTCATGATGAAGTTCTGGATTTTTGACCTGACGAATAAGGTTCGAAACCATGCGATACTCAAAAATATTCCCCACACTATAAGCCGTGGCCACGATAATATAATGACAGTCTATCTCTGCTCTTGGATGTCCAATGATAGTGTGCAATTGACACTTTCTAgtcaataacataaaattaggGACAAATAATCTTGAGCAATTTTCAAGACATACAAATATAAAGCTTAACTTAAAACGTAAATTTGCCCTCTACTCCTAATTTCACCATAAAAATTCAAAGTCGTAGAAAttaaataactgttgtttaaaaaaataggtgtattttgttgttaacactaaattcagttttaaaactacACAACTACTGAAAATGTATTGGTTAAAACACATTTTGTGTAATTCACTTTTTCATTTCTGGTTTTGAAAGAGTATTTCAAAATCACGAAAATGTGAAAAACCTTCTGGTTCATAAAATAAGTATACAAATCTAAAAACTTGTTATCTGAACACACATACTGTAAAATTTGCTTTCTGATAATGgtttcaaaacagttttgaaaatatacaaacgtAATGAGCATCTCAAGTTGTTGTGTATTTACTTTTAACACTTATACCAAAACgtcatatttgtaaaattaaagacGAATTCGCACGTTTTCGTTTCAGAGGAGTATATTGTTGAAGCCAAACAAGTTCACAAGTCAACTTgcgtataattatatacaatataatttttttccaagtACAATTTACTTGCTTACTTAACACCAGAAGTAGCACATAAACAGAACGATCTCGTTTACAGAAATGTAATCACATTCCAAGACTCTGTAGATTAAGAATCCCGTTAGAGGGTGTTGATTGAACTTGAATGTTAATCTCATAAAAAAGCATTAATATCACGAAACTCACAGAGAAAGTGGCACCGCGACTTTAAGATCAGATTTCTGTGAGGTCACTACTATCACATTTATAATCATGTTAAAACTTTTTCTTGTCTTGTATGGTTTATAAACTTTTCTTCCAAACTTTCTGTCTCCGCAGGTTTCATCGTATACCAGTCATTTACATGTTCTAAAGAAgcagaatgaaataaaaagaaacatatagTAGCAATTTAATCATCTACTTCCTTGTGTGGCGTGTTTGAAATGTTAGACGTAAGCAGTAGTTTTCAGAGACATCTGAAGCATTTGAATGCTTAGCAATTCTAGTGTGCCTCTAGCGTCAAATGATAAATTGTGTTATTGGTGAAGAAAACTGTGTGACAGTAATAATTCTATTCCTTTAATCTATTCAATTTATGGATAATACCTCATAAATCGATTATACTTTGAGTTGTTTTGGTTCACATTTTCTTAGCCCCgtgatagtacagcggtaagtctacgtatttgaAATGCTGTAATTaagggttcaattcctctcggtaaACCAATCAGATAGCacctttaattataatatcaagtTTCTAGTGGTTATAGTATGGTTCATCAAAGTTATTACGAAAGTTatgaaatatgtttcaaatttggaaGTTTTCGCAGATAGCTTAATGCCGTTCTAGTTTGTTCTGTTTTCTTGatttaaatcaaaagaaatatttttatataataagatAACTACCATCTTAAAATTGTTATCGCCTCAagatatttatcttttgtttacCTTCagtaatacatgaacaatgatCACGTTGTTGTAGTCTTAATTCtgatagttatatttattttttaagtacacAATCAGCACAGTTATGTACACATCACATTTCACTTTAAACGTCATTGGCAAACTTTCAAGCTCTAATATAAAGTTTCTAGTAAGATTGGTTCACATGTTAGTGACATGCGTGTCCAACTTCCTCAAACAACACGTTTAAAACCTCGTTTTTGTTCGTATAATTCTCAATACTTGAAACATTTCCATGTAATCAGAAGATAAGCtatgtaaaaactgaagaaaaaacacatCTGAATCTTGTACATAACATGATATGGACATTACTTGAAAATAGTTAAAACCCACATAGACATTTAGCACATGTACTCTTACTAACATTTTCAACACCATTTAGTGTCATATAATCACGATCTTTAGATTATTAGattatttactgttatcaagACAGTGAAGAAACAAAGGTTCAAGGTTCGAGATATGTGGCCTCCAAACACACTCTTCACTTTAGTTATAAATTCGTTATAAAAATGATACTAAAAAAGCCCTTCTCGAGACGGATACTACTTTTTActacacccgtggtgggcagagcacagatagctcttgtgtagcgtacatgtaactttgcgctaagaataataataaaaaaaacaacacaacgtACAAATATATGCAGTGATAAAGTTCAATAGCAGTAAATCTCATGCCATTGGTGTCAGTACGGGTTGACATTTCAAGATGTAGTTTAATGTTGGTTAGTCCCATGCCATGACAGTATGGGTACACATTACCTGTGACATTTTAAAGCTGATAAATCCCATGTCATCGAAGAAAGAGTAAACATTACCTGGTTTAGTATAATGCTGGTAAATCACATGCCATTATAGTATAGGAAAACATTACCTGGTATAGTTTAGTACTGTTAAATTGAATGCAGTTACTGTAATGTAAGGTAGAAAAACTAGGCCTAAGAAATTTCAGTAAAATCTTTTGGTGTTGTGTGGGAAAAATTAAacctaaattttgaaatatatatgatCTGTCAATGATCTTGCACGTTTTGGAGAATTATATATCAATTGTAATAACTATTTAAGAGTTTAATGGTTATAAGGAACAAAGATATTTTGACTATATAGTTCTTATATACTaatattttccataaatataGCAATTAAACAGactttttacttttatacaaaattcaaatttatagCTTGAGAGAGAGACACTCTTCTTCCCTGTAAAACAGTAAAGTTTAGAAAGTTTAGGCTTCTGGATAAACTTTggtcataaatatttaatttcctcGAACCAAAAAATGTACACCCATCCGATAGTTAACTATAGTCTAATTTCATTCCTACaatttgtgtttgtgtaactacataATGTATGGAAAATATTATAAAGGTTCTAAAGACAGTTCTAAAAGGTTCTAAAAATATACCTCAAACATAACTGTTATTACTTGAGGTTTTACAGAAATTACTTGAGGTTTTACAGAAATTACAGAATTTTTTCACACAGACCGACCCTGCACGTATGTGATTAATCCGTCCTTGAAAGTGCTAGTAAGTATTACGTTTAGAACTGTCCTTTATTTAACGATTTCTGGTAACGCGAcgtgacacactgttgattattTTACACGCATCAAATGGCCTTTCAAAAGCAAAtaaattgaagttttaatttacAGTTAGACCTTCGTGTTTTCACAAACCGAGAGCACATCTTAATCTAAAAGACATTACTAATAAATTTTCttagaattttataattacaCCATAATACCAACGTACAGTTTGAATTCCAAGCAATGACCAAAATGAAGGAAGTTATCTGGccagtttacttttaaaaaaatcaaagaaggTGTAAAAAAATTTCAGAACACccacaacaaataaagtaaaaagctAAAGCTATACTTTCTAgagctattttataaaaattaacataccaCAGCTTGTAAGGAattgaaaacataataatttattaaaagaaggcggtaaaatcattcttgaaaacttttaaaaatatatataaaattatatgaatagttttataccgaaatatctaaataaataactaaaaatataaaatatatgctttataaattatctttataaacgAAGCAATAGggtaatctttattaatttagatGAGTTTTAATATCCTTTTATTGTGAACTTTCTCATGTCTGAAAAGCACCAGTTCATCTAAGAAAACATTTCActaaagaaacaagtagaaacaaaacagtattgtatTGTTCACTCACTATCATGAATCTATTATATCCAGCGATCTAATGGTCGTGCACACCACTGACACAACGATATGTCTGGCaagttacaatgctagaaaccggaatTCGATACTTGTagtatgtaactttgtgcttaagcaacaacaatatcaacacgaAACATAGATAAATACATGAAATTTTGTATCACATTTGAAATGTACAAACAATCAAACACGTTGCTGCGAATTATTGTGTTATCACAAAATGAATCAAACGGTTTCAATAATCAAGCAGGCTTCTCGTCCTCAACACTCAAGAAGTGTTTGCTTAACCATCTAGTAGTAAACTCCAGCTGCTGTCCTACCTAGTACACGGGTCCAATTTCTAACGATCATCTTACGTAGCTTGCGTTGATATCGTTGACCATTCAAAACCTTTATCAATAAAGACAAGTTTTTAATTGTGTGTCAAGTTTTGGGAGTGCCAACATTAGATGCTACCTGTCTGGATTTGTCCAATTTCCGACATCTGAAACTACTCGAATATTGTCTTGCATCTACACGAAAGCCgtaataaaagtacaaaattaaccAATGAAACAGCAAAAGTTTAACTCTGAAAACGAAATAGGGCTGAAGACATTCTTGGGACAATAGAACGTCTTGCATGCCAATTTGCATGGCATCATGAATATCTTTCTATATTCTCATTTTTCCACATTAATTGTTGATTTGGGGCTGTACAGAGTCAATAGAAATGCTTaaattccaaattaaaaaaaaaacaacatctgtaATTCATGACGGGTTTGTTCAGTTTCATAAGTCTTTATTGGGGTGATAAGATAAATCAGTATGaatatagtatttttatattcctagaaataatgaaatgtaaTCAACTAGGGCCTATTAGTTCTAAAGGTGTATTTTGCTTATGATCTAAAGCTTATAAATTCGTACACTAAAATGTTTTGGAGAATTTaggtatttaatatttcattatagtagACAAACCTGAGATATATTGTCtcacatttaacaaaatattttttgtacacaatACATTTGATATGAACAAAAAGCATTAAAAACAttctgtaaaagaaatatttactaattCGAAACATTTCATAGAAGAATCGGTTCTTTCCGTTTACTCTCGCTACTATTGATATCTTTGTTTCCTTCTGTTTCCCTGTTTGGAAAACACTAGGTATATAACcaatttaactttattataataaacactatCACTTATTTTCCTACTTTTATACAGTTTCAAGTTTCTTAAAGTCAAAAGCTCCTTTTCTAAAGGGAAGACGTAATGAAGGAAAACAACATCCATTTTCACAAGGAGATTTGAGTAACATAAAACTTCAGTcagaagataaaaaaacaatgatCCATCTCACTTGGGCTTAGAGTTTAATAAAACGTTAGTTAGtggataaaaatgtatttattttcactaggGCGTAGAGTCACAAGTCAGTGGATAGATAGTCTATCTATGTATTAGTCGGCCATGatgaataatgtttgttatattttctttattgggTACTAGTCATTGACAACTCGTGACACACATTATTGAGAAATTATTCAATGAATCTCGTTTGctaaaatatgcaaataaatgtCGGAGGTATGTTTCTTATATTTGTCCAGTATAATCCGCATATTTTACAAGTGAAACATAAGTAAACACCTACGTCATCTCAAGGTGTTATTGTTATTCCAAAcaaattttattcatattgtcTGGTAATTGTAGACACCAAAAGTTAACATTCTTATGGATATTTTACTGTCATGAGGTAATCGTGCGTTGTTTCTTCTGTCGTCACCAGTGGTTCTATTGAATTATCAGAATAAAACTAGTTATGAAGTCTGTTTGCTTATATGGTTTCTAATTCTTGTTTCTGtcgaagaaataatttatttaaaaagaaatttaaataaggttttttttaaattattttcgttaAAAACAGGTTTGCAATACAGGTAAAAATGTTTCGAGGAAATTGGCCTGAAGTAACTAGTTTGTATTCCAGCAGAAAAGCAGTGCAACAGTAAAATGTATCCTAGTAGGAGAAGTATCTAACAATGTGGTACCCACACCCAATATATACATAACAGGTTTCAACTATACTTCCACTATACTTTCATGTGAAATGGGAATAAAATTTGAATAGTAGATTTAAAGGAATAATGGATGCTGAAGCCTATAATATTTCACACACACCCAAACTTCTATTAACAATTATAAAGTAGAAAGAGAGATGTTTCTTTTAGAATGTATGTGCATAGGTACTCTAGAGCTATATATACCTAGCCGTTACTatttttaaaactgatagacgACGAATGAGTGGTCAAATAGTAAACACTAAACATCACCAACCTTTAGGCTATTCTTATCTGATCAGTAATGGGATTTGACggtcatatttaaaacacattcacAATTCCGAATTTCATAATTACTGAACATAATATAGGGATTCGAATCCTGTATTCTCGAATTCCCAATTGAACACATTTGATCACTACGTCACGACAGATCACAGACACCCcagaataaaacaatgtattaaatgCTATTCCACAAAGGTGGCATTACTTTCCCGGTAACGGTCAATATATCGTAACATAATATAAgtaactaaacaaagaaaataaaaataaattacccaTCATTTTCGATAACAGTAAATGTATTTTACTGCTAACGAACTATGAAGACAGCTCTAAGTGAAGACCTCTTATtgaattttcagaaatatttattttacggtGTGTATTGGATTACGGTACTCTGATacctttataaataaacatgtatttcaaATGATGAGCTAAAACAAGgtgataaagttttattatgtaTGAAGGTTTTCACGCACGTTACTTATGAGGAGCTGAGTACACAAGGTTAATTGGTACAGTTCAACATATGAAGCGAGggatgtataatttatatgaaatatcAGTTAGTGAAGGGTGTTTATTTTACACAGTTTCCTTTGAAGGTGTTCaattaaattgtaatgtttttaatgaatgTTGCGCCATGTTATCTGGGTTAGACTacaagtgatagactagagggtgGGAAGCTGGTCAACATCACTTACTGGAAACTCCTtaacggttgaaagggtgagcgtaTTGAGGGATAAAGGTATTCGATCTCGTGACCCGTACATTGTTAACTGGGTTTTCTAAGAAGCAGGTGATACCAGATCTAAATGTTAATGAAGAACATactaaaatagaacaaaaatattttaactatcaGTCTTCTAGCTACTTgtcttatttattgttattaatgtttcattacTTCGTAATatataaaggattttttttaataataagcGGACACAAATGGAAAAATATGTTGAAAGAGAACAGCTTGAAGTTTAAAATCTAAACattagtatatattataaaataagctTAAAACCAGATCTTTCtgcaagttttgttttagttttaaaagagaaaattttACTTTATGTGATTTAGGCTACATTAAAATTAGAAgatgtaagaaaaaaatataatattacataaacctataccataatttttatttacacccTAAAAGAATTATGAACATTTTTGTAATAGTTTCTTGTCTTAGCGTGAATCAAATATTCTACAGTAATTTCAGTCCCAGCATGGATTAACCGTTTTGTAATAAATTCAGTCTTAGTGTcgattaaacaatttattaagtttgtaataatttaaatcttAGCATGgattaaatattctaaaataatttaagattcaGCATAGACTAACCGTTCTTAAGAGTTTAAGTCGTGACAAGGACTGAAGTTTCATTTTTAGCGTGGATATTTCCATGTAATATTTCCAGTATTAACGTTGATTAAGACTTTTTAATAGTTCATTCTTTAGTATTATCATCGATTACACATGTAATTATTTCATTCTTATCATAAATTagcattttgtaataatttcagtATTACCATAGATTAATAGTTTGTAATAGTTTCAGTCTTAGtatgataatattttttgttccttATATAGTTTTGATAAGTTTGACATTGGAAATAAAAGAATCCATAGACAtagctatctttttttttttaaccgatgacattatttaaacattttacaaactgaaTATCAAAAGCACACTGagcctttttattatttatcttctttCTTTACAGTTAAATTTCAAAAGTTCAAACTTTACAGTTTTCGTGATTCACTGAAATTCTACACTTGGAACTGAAAATCACTGTGAGTTAAGATATTTGATACGGTATTTTCCCTTGTTTCATTATATCCATTTGAGCAACTCCAAAGGTCCGGCAATACAATATACGGTGTAATCAGAAAGAACACCCTCTGTAcattcaacaataaaacacacaataaagaATGGTTTCAGGGTTAGTAGAAATTCAATGCCACACAGACTGTTAAACCTTTGGTAGTGGTAAAAGGTGGGAAGTCCCCAACTCACGTGGATTTTACCCGCCAGCTGGAGatggtgttttttattttttgatgatACAGTAACTCTCTGTCAAGTCGTGACTACCATGTCCTTTGTCTTTAtctattagtattaaaatatagtgAAAGTTGGGAAGAACCAACATTTTCGAAAGATTAAAACTTGTGCATGTGTTCATAAGAAAAATATCCAAACATGTGACTTTAACCTGTTTGAGATACGTCAAAACTCTATAAATACTTTCTTGCCAGGACTTCTAGTTCTATGTTGTTCCACTTACATCTGATCTTTAAGTTGATTTATTGTAATCAGCTCGGATAATCAATTTGTTTAGGTAGGTAAACGTATACTGTTGTATCGGTAACGTTTGTGAAAGTACTATTTCAATAATTTCCACTTTTCTGTCACAATGAATATCGATAGTCTCTGATGTTATCACATAACTCACAAATcagatttaattcatttttctcaCAAAATAATTGATACCAGTTTCTTGGTTTTGTACTATATTTCTTATTGCTAAACGatacttaaaaatgtatttactaaaCTCTGGCAATAACTTacgttatctgtttgttttgtataaattatatttcttttctttcttttatattaaaactgaaatacaatatcgatacaaacatatatatatataatattattttatgttgtttgacCATAATAGTTTATGAGGAACTTAAACTTGTGCTTTCTTAGTTAGATCTTAAAATgtcttaatataacataatgtttcacttcgttataaaacttaaatataaacaacattgaGCGACTTCTAGTCTAACATCAATATACAAGTCAAAACGTAAATTCTTATTCACAGTTTTCCAAGTAAGGTCAGACCCAACCAGTACTATGAGGAAAGCTGTGAAAAGTCTAGTAGGCGTTTTTGCTCTTATATTGTTACTCGATAATGCTCGATCATGGAAAGGTAGTGGAGGGCATGGAGGGGGCAGCCATTTGAGTTCTGGATTTGGTTTACATGGAGGAAGGAGAAAATTTGGAGGTGGTTTCGGTAAAGGTGGTGGTTTTGGTGGAGGTTTAGGAGCAGGCGGTGGTGGTGGTTTTGGCGGAGGAGGAGGCTTTGGTGGAGGTTATGGAGGAGGCGGTGGATATGGTGGTGGTGGTGGATTTGGAGGAGGTTTTGGCGGAGGAGCAGGAGGATTTAAAGGGTTTAGAAAAGGTGGTGGAGGATATCGACGTGAAGGTGGTGGAGGATATCGACGTGGAGGTGGTGGAGGATATCGACGTAGAGGTGGTGGAGGATATCGACGTGGAGGTGGCTTTTGTGGATCTTGTGGGTAAGTTTGCAGCTAAAATGTTCTTAGAATTCAAACCTGCATGTGACTACAAATAAGAAACCTCTGTTAAAATAGGCTCACAATAAGGCAGTAAACCTCATATTAACTTTACCAGATAACTGGTGTTCACCAGATAGGATAAGAAAGCattcaaattttgaaaacattgagAATCTCTCGAAGACCAGTTTAGGTCGGCCAGAAGACAATTTTCAAGTATTCATCACTATTAGATATCGAGTATCGATGCATTATCCAATGATTAGTCAGAAAacatcttgaaaaataaaaattgtattaaataacatgttatgAACCGTCGTGTTAAGTAAACATATAACATaattcagtttaatatcataactAAGACAATAACAGATACCGgtaaatttaaatcaaacaacaaaggattttaaaatatttaatcaagaaCTAAATTAAACCATtctaaatattaactgtttatcaTACAGAATTATAAGTTATAGAACTTGTTAATCAGTGGTCAATGGTTGACATTTCTGgagttttatcttttaaataacaAGATAATCACATGTAAAAATATTGACCAAATACAGATCAgcatattaaaattaatgaaaatgatattcaaataaataatttaaccgTTGGAAATTTACATTACAATACAGACCGGTAAACTATTTACAATGGTAATGCAGACAAAAATATATGATATCACAACTGAATAAAAgtgatcaagaaaaaaaaaacaaaaacgatgttGACTGGGTTATAAGTTAAACAAAGTGTGGAAGATTATCGAAAATTGTGTTAGTTAATTAAACATAAGCTAAGACTTTttactaacattttgttttaaagattcAAAATCCGTAGAAGATAATAATGAAGCCGAGTATTTGCCAATGTTCGAAATCCaattgaaatatgtttgttaattacagttatataaatatgtatagtaGTTCACTATTACTAGTCCTCTTCTCCATTTACTTTACCTACAAAAGTTCTTTAAGTCAGGTAACTTGATGTAAAAAATATGGATTTTTGGACAAGGTGAACCAAAGCTATAACTCATGGTTTTATATTCATTGTTACTAGATATTTTAGTTCTCTTTACAGTTAAGAAAATTATTAGAATGAATTCAAAATATATCTCA
Above is a genomic segment from Tachypleus tridentatus isolate NWPU-2018 chromosome 11, ASM421037v1, whole genome shotgun sequence containing:
- the LOC143231477 gene encoding uncharacterized protein LOC143231477, translated to MRKAVKSLVGVFALILLLDNARSWKGSGGHGGGSHLSSGFGLHGGRRKFGGGFGKGGGFGGGLGAGGGGGFGGGGGFGGGYGGGGGYGGGGGFGGGFGGGAGGFKGFRKGGGGYRREGGGGYRRGGGGGYRRRGGGGYRRGGGFCGSCGH